A single Aspergillus puulaauensis MK2 DNA, chromosome 7, nearly complete sequence DNA region contains:
- a CDS encoding uncharacterized protein (COG:S;~EggNog:ENOG410PRK9) has translation MADIKNTTDESTNVNPSYEIDPDGDVTLVVNNIARGLPADLKDVPPDLLAGNEELDESTPMEEESSEATEDADSTARHLRLRVSSKQLSLACPHFARMFKSDLREGTELRNNGRVELEVDQPCGTAVLLLMLVIHGRTRQVPRVVSKEMLIEIAVLVDYFECYKAVEVFFDMWITAIEPHPEERVVEMRDWVFISWVFSKKTIFEQTTLAVIRRYPTVIPAQGLPLPARILGLSLSHLSLHPY, from the coding sequence ATGGCAGACATCAAAAACACAACAGACGAATCAACAAATGTGAATCCATCTTACGAGATAGACCCAGATGGCGACGTGACGTTGGTGGTCAACAACATCGCACGAGGCCTCCCCGCAGACTTGAAGGACGTACCGCCGGACCTTCTCGCTGGCAATGAAGAGTTGGATGAATCAACCCCAATGGAAGAGGAAAGCTCAGAAGCTACAGAGGATGCGGACTCGACTGCGCGACACCTTCGACTTCGGGTCTCTTCAAAGCAGCTGTCCCTTGCTTGTCCACACTTTGCACGAATGTTCAAAAGCGACCTCCGAGAGGGTACTGAGCTGCGGAATAATGGCAGGGTAGAGCTGGAAGTTGATCAACCATGTGGAACCGCGGTTTTACTGCTCATGCTGGTTATCCATGGTCGTACACGACAAGTCCCTCGAGTGGTGTCGAAAGAAATGTTGATCGAAATTGCAGTTCTTGTGGACTACTTTGAGTGCTACAAGGCTGTTGAggtcttcttcgacatgTGGATTACCGCCATTGAACCGCATCCTGAAGAGCGGGTGGTTGAAATGCGAGACTGGGTCTTCATCTCTTGGGTGTTCTCAAAGAAGACGATTTTCGAACAGACGACATTGGCGGTTATCAGGAGATATCCGACTGTAATTCCCGCACAAGGGCTCCCTCTACCAGCAAGGATATTAGGTCTGTCGTTATCCCATCTTTCACTACATCCTTATTAA
- a CDS encoding uncharacterized protein (COG:S;~EggNog:ENOG410Q2B9;~InterPro:IPR000999,IPR036389;~go_function: GO:0004525 - ribonuclease III activity [Evidence IEA];~go_process: GO:0006396 - RNA processing [Evidence IEA]), translating to MHKYCARAMSAHDNPAQYVQNYIGYTFRDHAILEEAVAQTNNKRLGFLGDKVVGLLLLDAWYRTHDSCETGNYTLQRYGSNREMADEARIAKFDQFIEPDCIFHRPHSRAYIHDLATEVEAIVGAVWVDSGRDWEVTGKCYGRIRDHLVT from the exons ATG CACAAATACTGCGCCCGAGCCATGAGTGCCCACGATAACCCTGCACAATATGTCCAGAATTATATCGGCTACACTTTTAGGGACCATGCCATCCTAGAGGAGGCCGTTGCTcaaaccaacaacaaacgcCTCGGGTTCCTAGGGGACAAAGTCGTGGGATTGCTCTTGCTGGACGCCTGGTACAGAACCCACGACAGCTGTG AAACTGGGAACTATACATTGCAGCGGTATGGAAGTAATCGGGAGATGGCCGACGAGGCCAGAATCGCCAAGTTTGACCAGTTTATTGAGCCAGACTGTATATTTCACAGGCCGCATTCACGAGCGTATATTCATGACCTTGCCACTGAGGTTGAAGCTATCGTTGGGGCAGTCTGGGTCGACTCAGGCCGTGACTGGGAAGTGACTGGAAAGTGTTATGGGAGGATCAGGGACCACCTGGTGACTTAA
- a CDS encoding Zn(II)2Cys6 transcription factor (COG:U;~EggNog:ENOG410PVYI;~InterPro:IPR036864,IPR007219,IPR001138;~PFAM:PF00172,PF04082;~go_function: GO:0000981 - DNA-binding transcription factor activity, RNA polymerase II-specific [Evidence IEA];~go_function: GO:0003677 - DNA binding [Evidence IEA];~go_function: GO:0008270 - zinc ion binding [Evidence IEA];~go_process: GO:0006351 - transcription, DNA-templated [Evidence IEA];~go_process: GO:0006355 - regulation of transcription, DNA-templated [Evidence IEA]) — MRPILIRPNRACPEPDKGSCAGYNTASISSRAFFPQLKSLVDLATQSLALTMSNSPRIIHMGQALDRSDRVQRACDRCNNSRTRCSGEAPCGRCAKLNYPCQYKRAVKRRGPKPRAAQDKLHSKNHCSNSSTTRQTCTSRSDGANDNTRHSSNGSLSTASDWDDNGTDSQSHGSTPDTSFTFEGSDRPLHSTECSIPCEANTSSYSTLSLDLPALSTSNGSLNDSLTCRYPCLDQVLPALQGIVSPEDACSLLDIFFADPDTVGSHDRCPYVMTAIIRKKSLLRQKAPRPVSPALLVTILWCISHTANLEIFRDARARSKVIQRLYLLSIKLLRARESNSWHRTTSGWVAEPDLSPCTTAPETDYGPISESNREQNVDDVISYILLACVISGTESKYEYMRWWNKAVYLVKRLGFNSEARIAQDTPSSQQMSLASREQHEECRRAFWLVYTLDRHFALSFGEPLHIHDSECQVLYPLPEWIWRNLDSIPLEDIPPRVCGPPIRISGTGFLDYFLPLMAILGDILELRSRAQHPRLGNPNEAYLTGIIQTMLSDCEYSLDVLRAVRAPQSAFPTAPLSLDGTDEQPVYPACTTTDVVIAYSQYILRVLHMLLYAEGNNIDSSSCALSPDLFTTTANSITAAEAIAHILDLDSNLSFMPFVFGIYLSHGSLNFLSVADQMSRVGASDLATQGCGTILRAHEVATRTFNSSFQKNFTRTVRQYACMVGGMSAGDMQGHKYNEVFALKSDFYDSIYA, encoded by the exons ATGAGGCCAATTCTTATTCGTCCGAATAGAGCTTGCCCTGAACCAGACAAAGGCTCTTGTGCGGGTTATAATACGGCATCGATTTCTTCGAGGGCCTTCTTTCCACAATTGAAAAGCTTAGTCGATCTGGCTACCCAAAGCCTTGCCCTCACGATGTCTAACTCTCCTCGGATCATTCATATGGGTCAAGCCCTGGATAGATCGGACAGGGTCCAGCGGGCCTGCGATCGATGCAATAATTCTCGCACTCGGTGTAGCGGTGAAGCTCCCTG TGGACGTTGTGCTA AGCTGAACTACCCTTGCCAGTACAAGCGTGCAGTGAAAAGGCGCGGTCCCAAGCCCCGGGCTGCTCAGGACAAACTCCATTCCAAGAACCATTGCTCGAATTCATCAACCACGAGACAGACGTGTACTTCAAGATCAGACGGTGCCAACGATAATACTCGGCACAGCAGCAACGGATCACTGTCCACAGCTTCGGACTGGGACGACAATGGAACTGACTCCCAAAGCCATGGTAGCACGCCAGACACTTCCTTCACTTTTGAAGGATCTGACCGGCCACTGCATTCAACAGAATGCTCGATTCCATGCGAGGCGAACACTTCCAGCTACAGCACGCTCTCACTCGACCTGCCGGCACTTTCCACCAGCAATGGATCCCTCAATGACAGCCTGACGTGTCGATATCCTTGCCTAGATCAGgttctcccagctctccaaGGCATCGTAAGTCCGGAAGACGCTTGCAGTCTACTTGATATCTTCTTTGCAGATCCAGACACCGTGGGCTCACACGACCGCTGTCCCTACGTTATGACTGCAATAATCCGCAAGAAATCGCTGCTTCGACAAAAGGCCCCACGACCAGTGTCGCCTGCTTTACTGGTAACTATCCTTTGGTGTATATCGCATACAGCAAACCTGGAAATTTTCCGAGATGCCCGTGCCCGTTCCAAAGTGATCCAACGTCTCTATTTGTTGTCGATAAAGCTGTTGCGAGCCAGGGAGTCGAATAGCTGGCACCGCACCACTA GTGGCTGGGTTGCTGAACCTGACCTCTCCCCGTGTACAACAGCTCCCGAGACGGATTATGGTCCAATATCGGAGAGTAACCGCGAGCAGAATGTCGACGACGTGATCAGTTACATCCTGCTTGCATGTGTGATATCAGGAACGGAGTCCAAATATGAATATATGCGGTGGTGGAACAAAGCCGTATACCTGGTGAAGAGGCTGGGTTTCAATTCCGAAGCACGAATAGCTCAAGATACCCCATCATCGCAACAAATGTCCCTTGCTTCACGAGAACAGCACGAGGAATGTCGAAGAGCGTTTTGGCTAGTCTATACCCTAGATCGACATTTTGCGTTATCCTTCGGGGAGCCCCTACACATCCACGACTCCGAATGTCAAGTGCTGTATCCATTGCCAGAGTGGATATGGAGAAATCTCGACAGTATCCCCCTTGAGGACATTCCTCCTCGAGTCTGTGGACCTCCAATCCGAATATCGGGTACCGGGTTCTTGGATTACTTTCTCCCCCTCATGGCCATACTCGGGGATATTCTCGAGTTGCGTTCACGGGCTCAACACCCTCGCCTGGGAAACCCCAACGAGGCCTATCTGACGGGCATCATCCAGACAATGCTGTCTGACTGTGAATATAGCCTGGATGTCCTGCGGGCCGTGAGGGCGCCGCAGTCTGCCTTTCCCACTGCTCCTTTATCCCTCGATGGCACGGATGAGCAGCCGGTATATCCCGCCTGTACGACCACGGATGTCGTGATTGCATACAGCCAGTACATACTCCGTGTATTACATATGCTTCTCTACGCAGAAGGTAATAACATCGACTCCTCCAGCTGTGCTCTTTCGCCAGACCTGTTCACGACCACGGCCAACTCTATAACAGCCGCGGAGGCAATCGCCCACATTCTAGACCTGGACAGCAACCTCTCATTCATGCCATTTGTATTCGGCATATATCTCTCCCATGGCAGTCTGAATTTCCTCTCCGTTGCCGACCAGATGTCCCGTGTTGGCGCGAGTGATTTGGCAACGCAGGGCTGTGGAACTATTCTTCGAGCCCACGAGGTGGCAACACGAACATTTAATTCATCATTCCAG AAGAACTTCACTCGGACTGTGCGGCAGTACGCCTGCATGGTAGGTGGGATGAGTGCTGGCGATATGCAAGGGCACAAGTATAACGAGGTTTTTGCATTGAAGTCAGATTTTTATGATAGTATATACGCTTAA
- a CDS encoding MFS transporter (COG:G;~EggNog:ENOG410PFE6;~InterPro:IPR020846,IPR011701,IPR036259;~PFAM:PF07690;~TransMembrane:12 (i63-84o96-117i129-148o154-176i188-209o215-237i286-311o331-351i372-391o397-418i430-451o463-483i);~go_function: GO:0022857 - transmembrane transporter activity [Evidence IEA];~go_process: GO:0055085 - transmembrane transport [Evidence IEA]): MAASSGVDADVEKGQIGETGEKGQNGEGQNGENVVAHEKVDWDGPDDPANPMNWPTGKKAAQLVLMAANTFITPLASSMFAPGIQGVMKDFHSTDTMLASFVVSVFVLGYVVGPFIIAPMSELYGRVPVYHGCNVLFLVFTIACAVSQDMPQLIVFRLFAGVAGVCPITIGSGTIADMIVQEKRAGIMAVWALGPILGPIVGPVAGGFLAEGAGWRWVFWVIAITAGVISIGALLAYRESYAPVLLERKAARLRKETGNLSLRCIHDTGRTPKQVFVDAFTRPVKLLFLSPIVFLFSLFAAVSYGYLYLMFTTITSIFENQYGFSQSLAGLAYLGFGVGSLLGLVVSGVVGNKIAQSHTAKGIFRPESRLPPMMFGAWTIPIGLFWYGWAAEEKTHWIVPIIGTGVFAIGLMTVFMAANTYLVDSYLLHAASVTAANTALRSLAGAVLPLAGPAMYEALGLGWGNSLLAFIALAMCACPVLFWKYGEFIRTHPRFQIRL; encoded by the exons ATGGCTGCCTCCAGTGGTGTCGACGCTGATGTCGAAAAGGGACAAATCGGAGAAACAGGCGAGAAAGGGCAGAATGGCGAAGGACAGAATGGCGAGAATGTTGTCGCGCACGAAAAGGTCGACTGGGATGGGCCGGACGACCCTGCGAATCCGATGAACTGGCCGACAGGGAAAAAGGCCGCGCagctggtgctgatggcTGCGAATACCTTCATCAC CCCGCTCGCCTCGTCCATGTTCGCGCCCGGCATCCAAGGCGTCATGAAAGACTTCCACTCGACCGACACCATGCTGGCCTCGTTCGTCGTTTCTGTGTTTGTGCTGGGATACGTGGTCGGCCCGTTTATTATCGCGCCCATGTCCGAGCTCTATGGCCGGGTTCCGGTCTATCACGGCTGCAACGTGCTGTTCCTGGTGTTCACCATCGCCTGCGCTGTCTCACAGGACATGCCGCAGTTAATAGTTTTCCGGCTGTTCGCTGGTGTCGCCGGTGTGTGTCCGATCACGATCGGCTCCGGGACAATTGCCGACATGATTGTACAAGAGAAGCGCGCTGGAATCATGGCCGTCTGGGCGCTGGGGCCTATCCTAGGCCCGATTGTTGGACCGGTTGCTGGAGGATTCCTGGCCGAGGGCgcaggctggagatgggTATTCTGGGTGATTGCGATCACA GCCGGGGTGATTAGTATTGGAGCCCTCCTCGCCTACCGCGAGTCATACGCACCGGTGCTGCTCGAACGCAAGGCCGCCAGACTGCGCAAGGAGACCGGAAACCTGTCTCTGCGTTGTATCCACGACACCGGACGGACCCCTAAGCAAGTCTTCGTCGACGCCTTCACGCGGCCTGTcaagctgctcttcttgtcacccatcgtcttcctcttctcgctGTTCGCTGCCGTGTCTTACGGCTACCTATACCTGATgttcaccaccatcaccagcatcTTCGAGAACCAGTACGGCTTCTCGCAATCTCTGGCCGGTCTCGCCTACCTCGGGTTCGGCGTAGGCAGTCTGCTCGGCCTGGTCGTCAGCGGCGTCGTAGGCAACAAAATCGCACAATCACACACCGCAAAAGGAATCTTCAGACCAGAGTCCCGTCTCCCGCCGATGATGTTCGGCGCGTGGACAATCcccatcggcctcttctGGTACGGCTGGGCCGCTGAAGAAAAGACGCACTGGATCGTCCCTATCATCGGGACCGGCGTGTTCGCAATAGGCCTGATGACTGTATTCATGGCGGCAAACACGTACCTTGTAGATTCGTATCTGCTGCACGCGGCGTCTGTGACGGCGGCTAACACGGCGCTGAGATCGCTGGCGGGCGCTGTGCTTCCCCTTGCTGGACCGGCGATGTATGAGGCGCTGGGCCTGGGATGGGGGAATTCGCTCCTGGCGTTTATCGCGTTGGCGATGTGTGCTTGTCCGGTGTTGTTTTGGAAGTATGGCGAGTTTATCCGCACGCATCCGCGGTTTCAAATCCGGTTATAG
- a CDS encoding uncharacterized protein (COG:S;~EggNog:ENOG410PXTB;~InterPro:IPR022185;~PFAM:PF12505;~TransMembrane:1 (i63-91o)), with protein sequence MAVGDAYKARMAERKAIGANRGDLEASKAAGAEGAEIERIEDVAADKQKPSKRQRMKRHCARFWCCYLLAGIIFLAIFLPVFFLVAIPAIAQRLVEDTNLPVYAADITNPKPGAVTFKLSTGLTIPLPGVSVKLKAFDLNLFNRDSDPEVNYLTIPIPDETVKGKTDISVTGGDRPVLDEDEFVKSLTKAVYSKRFTLSAIGKTTAYIGALKAGITLDKDVELDGLDQLSGFSIDEAALLLPALEDGSNLRGKATLPNHSVVTFALGNVTLNLKSEDIVLGTALLPDVTLRPGNNSVAFTAIADINSAISNIGPILSSQKDSLRKGEIALSASGNQTVYAGEHIRYFERVLNDLTITASVPILQIVTDTLGDFMGEGSEGVIGAVTDIFNKMDFATLFKDVDFDSLFDDVGNIVNNLNLGQLVKSEDLNALLKGIDWEKVAAGVGSILSQLDLGAFLENIDFSGLLQSIDWNSLLQGVADLLQDIDWDALSQTLNTILESVDWSALSEQIQPVLDKLDLGSIVSNIDFGAIFDNLGPLLEKVDFGAIFENLDWGAVIKGVGSLLKNVDLSGLVDGFVQGLKSLDLGSILDQIDIGGVNIGEVLGGLADNAGGNATSLDEAVDNFRDVVDDIAGGNSTSA encoded by the exons ATGGCGGTGGGAGACGCATACAAGGCCCGGATGGCCGAACGGAAAGCCATTGGGGCTAATCGAGGCGACCTCGAGGCCTCCAAAGCCGCCGGTGCCGAGGGCGCAGAGATCGAGCGCATCGAGGACGTGGCAGCCGACAAGCAGAAGCCGAGCAAGCGGCAGCGGATGAAGCGGCATTGTGCGCGGTTCTGGTGCTGCTATTTGCTAGCTGGGATTATCTTCCTGGCTATCTTTCTGCCGGTGTT CTTCCTCGTTGCAATCCCTGCTATCGCGCAGCGTCTTGTGGAGGATACAAACCTCCCCGTCTACGCAGCGGATATCACAAACCCCAAGCCGGGCGCCGTCACATTTAAGCTCAGCACCGGCTTGACGATCCCTCTGCCAGGTGTAAGCGTCAAGCTGAAAGCCTTCGACCTGAACCTTTTCAACAGAGACTCCGACCCGGAGGTCAACTACCTCACGATCCCCATCCCCGATGAAACCGTCAAGGGCAAGACGGATATCAGCGTTACGGGCGGGGACAGGCCTGTtctcgatgaggacgagtttGTCAAGTCTTTGACGAAAGCTGTTTACTCGAAAAGATTTACCTTGTCTGCTATTGGCAAGACCACCGCGTATATCGGGGCATTGAAGGCGGGGATTACCCTTGATAAAGATGTGGAACTGGATG GGCTGGACCAGCTAAGCGGTTTCTCAATCGACGAGGCTGCCCTCCTCCTGCCAGCCTTGGAAGATGGCTCGAATCTGCGCGGCAAGGCAACCCTGCCAAACCACTCTGTGGTCACATTTGCACTG GGCAACGTAACCCTAAACCTGAAATCCGAAGATATAGTCCTCGGCACAGCCCTCCTCCCAGATGTAACCCTGCGACCAGGAAACAACAGCGTCGCATTCACGGCGATAGCAGACATCAACTCCGCAATTTCAAATATCGGGCCCATCCTGTCTTCGCAGAAGGACTCGTTGAGAAAGGGCGAGATTGCGCTCTCTGCCTCAGGGAACCAGACCGTTTACGCCGGAGAGCATATACGGTATTTCGAGCGCGTGCTGAACGATCTCACCATAACAGCGAGTGTTCCGATACTGCAAATTGTGACTGATACGCTGGGTGATTTTATGGGCGAGGGGTCTGAGGGCGTTATAGGTGCCGTGACGGATATCTTCAACAAGATGGATTTCGCGACGCTGTTCAAAGATGTGGATTTTGATTCACTTTTTGATGACGTTGGCAATATCGTCAATAACTTGAACCTGGGCCAGTTGGTTAAATCGGAAGACCTGAATGCGCTTCTTAAAGGGATTGACTGGGAAAAGGTCGCGGCTGGTGTAGGGAGTATCCTCTCCCAGCTTGACCTGGGTGCCTTCTTGGAGAATATCGATTTTTCAGGGTTGTTGCAGAGTATTGACTGGAATAGCCTCCTGCAGGGCGTGGCGGATCTGCTGCAGGATATCGACTGGGATGCATTGTCGCAGACGCTGAATACGATTCTCGAGAGCGTGGACTGGAGTGCGCTGTCGGAGCAGATCCAGCCTGTGCTGGACAAGTTGGATCTCGGTAGTATCGTGTCGAATATTGACTTTGGGGCGATATTCGATAATCTGGGTCCTctgctggagaaggttgatTTTGGGGCGATCTTTGAGAATCTCGATTGGGGGGCTGTTATTAAGGGTGTGGGCAGTTTGCTCAAGAATGTCGATTTAAGTGGTCTGGTTGATGGGTTTGTGCAGGGACTCAAGAGTCTGGATCTGGGGAGTATCCTGGATCAGATTGATATTGGGGGTGTGAATATTGGCGAAGTCCTGGGGGGTCTGGCGGACAATGCTGGGGGCAATGCGACGAGTCTGGATGAGGCAGTGGACAACTTCAGGGACGTGGTGGATGATATTGCGGGCGGGAACTCTACGAGTGCTTAA
- a CDS encoding acyl--CoA ligase (COG:I;~EggNog:ENOG410PJH0;~InterPro:IPR042099,IPR000873,IPR025110;~PFAM:PF00501,PF13193) produces MIFEPLNRVPVPYLDILSYLFGNPQYNPDKPVYIDVANPSRSISLNQARTIVRQLIAGLRKWGVKEGDCVAIHSFNDISYPMLVLAVVGAGGIFTGTNPAYTAHEIAHHFRASETRFVLSEPEIIGPIIDAANQVGIPDANVRFFDTQGQTLSGGRLSWKELFNHGEEDWVSFNDEHRAKTTTAARLFSSGTTGLPKAVTNTHHNFVAQQELVYEVNPRPYESNRVIAIPLFHAAAAPSTHFGVLKSGNTTYMMRRFDLPVFLDTFEKYNITDLGLVPPIAIAVLMNQLTHTRPFLKSVRTATCGAAPLDKGVQARIQKLLSDGAPFTQVWGMTETTCVATNFPFPEDDDTGSVGWLIANVEAKLVNEAGENISAFNTRGELCVRGPTITPGYFNNAKANAESFDSDGWFHTGDIAYCDGRTRKWYIVDRRKELIKVRGFQVAPPELEAVLLSHPQIVDAAVIGVADSRGDGELPRAYVVKRPGSGDGLTEEEVKGYLAPKLAKYKALAGGVRFVEVIPKNASGKILKRVLREEAAKEGRSML; encoded by the exons ATGATCTTTGAACCCCTAAACCGAGTTCCGGTGCCGTACCTGGACATCCTGAGCTACCTGTTCGGAAATCCCCAATACAACCCCGACAAGCCC GTCTACATCGACGTCGCAAACCCATCTCGCTCGATATCATTGAACCAGGCACGCACAATTGTCCGGCAGCTCATCGCCGGCCTGCGCAAATGGGGCGTCAAAGAGGGCGACTGTGTCGCTATCCACTCCTTCAATGAC ATCTCATATCCCATGCTCGTCCTGGCCGTGGTCGGCGCAGGCGGCATCTTCACTGGCACGAATCCCGCCTACACAGCGCACGAAATCGCACATCACTTCCGTGCGTCCGAGACTCGGTTCGTCCTGTCCGAGCCAGAGATCATCGGGCCGATCATCGACGCCGCAAACCAAGTCGGGATTCCAGACGCGAATGTGCGTTTCTTTGACACGCAGGGCCAGACTCTTTCCGGTGGTAGGCTGTCGTGGAAGGAATTGTTTAAccatggcgaggaggactggGTGTCCTTTAACGATGAGCATCGCGCGAAGACGACGACTGCGGCCAGActcttcagcagcggcaCAACAGGCCTGCCCAAGGCCGTGACAAACACGCACCACAATTTCGTTGCGCAGCAGGAACTCGTTTACGAGGTGAATCCGCGGCCGTACGAA AGCAACCgcgtcatcgccatcccgCTCTTccacgccgccgccgccccaaGCACACACTTCGGCGTCCTCAAGTCCGGCAACACCACGTACATGATGCGCCGCTTCGACCTCCCCGTCTTCCTAGATACATTTGAGAAATACAACATCACAGACCTCGGTCTCGTCCCGCCCATCGCGATCGCCGTGCTCATGAACCAGCTCACGCACACGCGCCCGTTCCTCAAGTCCGTGCGGACGGCGACGTGCGGCGCCGCGCCCTTGGATAAAGGCGTGCAGGCGCGGATCCAGAAATTGCTCTCTGATGGCGCGCCCTTTACGCAGGTTTGGGGCATGACGGAGACGACCTGTGTTGCGACGAACTTTCCCTTTCCGGAGGATGATGATACGGGGTCTGTCGGGTGGTTGATTGCGAATGTCGAGGCTAA ACTGGTCAACGAGGCCGGCGAAAACATCTCCGCATTCAACACCCGCGGGGAGCTCTGCGTGCGCGGCCCCACAATCACACCAGGGTACTTCAACAACGCCAAAGCAAACGCCGAGTCCTTCGATTCAGACGGGTGGTTCCACACGGGCGACATAGCGTACTGCGACGGGCGCACACGGAAGTGGTACATCGTCGACCGCAGGAAGGAGCTGATCAAGGTGCGCGGGTTCCAGGTTGCCccgccggagctggaggccgtGCTGCTGTCGCATCCGCAGAttgttgatgctgctgtGATTGGGGTTGCGGATTCTAGGGGTGATGGGGAGCTGCCGAGGGCGTATGTTGTGAAGAGGCCTGGGAGCGGGGATGGGCTtaccgaggaagaggttAAGGGGTATCTTGCGCCGAAGCTTGCCAAGTATAAGGCGCTGGCTGGTGGTGTTAGGTTTGTCGAGGTGATTCCGAAGAACGCTAGTGGGAAGATCCTGAAGAGAGTGCTGAGAGAGGAGGCTGCCAAGGAGGGTCGTTCTATGctatag
- a CDS encoding oxygenase MpaB family protein (COG:S;~EggNog:ENOG410PVP7;~InterPro:IPR018713;~PFAM:PF09995) gives MSTSTISEPEKQNHDTDLIVAALENPQHIQKVVSEAIILGGGAAAILLQVAHPGVAKGVNYHSSFATRPVDRLRTTMTYVYSMLFGTASEKKKIIELVHRAHASVQGPDYTADDPDAQLWVAATLYGVGIDIYEQIFGPMDDERAEEVYREYVVLGASLRVPPEMWPKNREAFWIYWDEQVASFEICDEAKNVAHDLLYNPKLPFYFKALMPTLRMVTTEQLPPKLRDAYGLKSTKGKRRLYKSTMVLTKATYPFMPKVIRTFPVKFYMKDMRKRMAKYGEAQRKI, from the coding sequence ATGTCTACCTCTACAATCTCCGAGCCGGAGAAGCAGAACCATGACACCGACCTGATTGTCGCCGCCCTGGAAAACCCCCAGCACATCCAAAAGGTCGTCAGCGAAGCCATAATCCTAGGCGGCGGGGCGGCCGCCATCCTGCTGCAAGTCGCCCACCCGGGCGTCGCCAAAGGCGTCAACTACCACAGCAGCTTCGCCACACGCCCCGTCGACCGGCTCCGCACGACAATGACCTACGTCTACAGCATGCTCTTCGGAACAGCCtccgaaaagaagaagataatcGAGCTCGTCCACCGCGCACACGCATCCGTGCAAGGGCCAGACTACACAGCAGACGACCCAGACGCACAACTCTGGGTCGCGGCCACGTTATACGGCGTGGGGATCGATATCTACGAGCAGATCTTCGGCCCGATGGACGATGAGCGCGCGGAGGAAGTCTACCGCGAGTATGTCGTCCTAGGAGCGTCCCTGCGCGTCCCGCCCGAAATGTGGCCTAAGAACCGCGAGGCGTTCTGGATATACTGGGACGAGCAGGTTGCGTCGTTTGAGATCTGCGATGAGGCCAAGAACGTCGCGCACGATCTGCTGTATAACCCCAAGCTGCCGTTCTATTTCAAGGCGCTGATGCCGACGCTGCGGATGGTGACGACAGAGCAGCTTCCGCCGAAACTACGCGATGCGTATGGGCTCAAGAGTACcaaggggaagaggaggctttACAAGTCGACGATGGTGCTCACCAAGGCGACGTATCCGTTTATGCCGAAGGTGATTCGCACGTTCCCGGTCAAGTTTTACATGAAGGATATGCGCAAGCGGATGGCCAAGTATGGCGAGGCGCAGCGCAAGATTTGA